The following are encoded in a window of Flavobacterium psychrotrophum genomic DNA:
- a CDS encoding response regulator transcription factor produces the protein MKILIVEDETGIINFLGKGLREEGYEVLAANDGKSGLALALEQQPHVILLDWMLPVLSGLEVCKALRERQVDTPVIFLTAKDTIQDTIDGLRAGANDYIKKPFSFEELLERIRVQLRAKTERQKDIVIGSVTVALTAHKVLKNGLAVNLTQREFELLSYLVQHKNEVCTRAQIINDVWDIHFEYDTGVIDVFINGIRKKLELDKEVDFIRTIRGIGYIAEF, from the coding sequence ATGAAAATACTTATAGTTGAAGACGAAACAGGTATAATTAACTTCCTGGGTAAGGGACTGCGCGAAGAAGGGTACGAGGTTTTGGCAGCAAACGACGGGAAAAGCGGGCTGGCCCTGGCCCTGGAACAACAACCGCATGTTATTTTGCTGGACTGGATGCTACCGGTGCTTAGCGGGCTTGAAGTGTGCAAGGCCCTAAGGGAGCGGCAGGTGGATACGCCGGTAATTTTTCTTACTGCAAAGGACACCATTCAGGACACTATCGACGGGCTGAGGGCCGGTGCTAACGACTACATCAAAAAGCCGTTTAGTTTTGAGGAGTTACTGGAAAGAATAAGGGTACAGCTGCGGGCAAAAACAGAAAGGCAAAAAGATATTGTTATAGGTAGCGTGACCGTCGCCCTGACGGCACATAAAGTCCTTAAAAACGGATTGGCAGTAAACCTTACCCAGCGTGAATTTGAATTATTGTCTTATCTTGTACAGCATAAAAATGAGGTGTGTACCCGTGCCCAGATCATTAATGACGTGTGGGATATCCACTTTGAATACGATACGGGCGTGATCGATGTCTTTATCAACGGTATCCGTAAAAAGCTCGAACTCGACAAGGAAGTTGACTTTATAAGGACCATTCGGGGAATCGGCTACATTGCAGAATTTTAA
- a CDS encoding DUF4266 domain-containing protein, with protein MKRFLLSLTAIAALLASACSPVKEYQKNKINDGEMSLSNRKVEKTELSFQSYREGSSGANAGKSGGGCGCN; from the coding sequence ATGAAACGCTTCCTTCTTAGCCTTACCGCTATCGCTGCTCTCCTTGCCAGCGCCTGCTCTCCCGTAAAAGAGTACCAAAAAAACAAAATCAACGATGGGGAGATGTCCCTCTCGAACCGCAAAGTAGAAAAAACCGAATTGAGCTTCCAGTCCTACAGGGAAGGCTCATCGGGCGCCAATGCCGGGAAAAGCGGCGGCGGGTGTGGATGCAATTAA
- a CDS encoding sensor histidine kinase, with translation MEKDHHYYQQLEDVVLSAPFPIGVYTGRELTVVLANQALVDAWGKGADIIGRSYLEILPELEGLGIYEQLWQVLDTGEPYIATNRRVDLIKKGIKEVHYFNYTFTPLKAPDGTVYGVMNTAADITELVMAKNHAAEAEEKLTLAIENAKLGTYEINLENGRIKTSGIFKEIWRITDPITNYDLIGKLHPDDLHIREQSHREAELTGKMSYELRIIHNNSEVRWLRINGFYIDSPDTKSLFGTVQDITEQKSFEEELKLKVDERTRQLLRSNESLSQFAHAVSHDLKEPLRKIRFFTGALNDMLEPDSKARTLYAAKIEKSAARMHSMIEDILAYSVMDAAAFSVQKIDLNVLLSEVLGDLELVITQKDAVINQSLLPDIQGAHVLLSQLFYNIIGNSLKFSREAVRPHINITSHLLSKPSGDCIKIEIADNGIGIEKEFVDKIFEPFKRLHSKDTYDGTGLGLSLCHKIVQRHNGTVSVWSEIGLGTTFEIILPVTQIQIGL, from the coding sequence ATGGAAAAAGATCACCACTATTACCAGCAACTTGAAGATGTCGTGCTAAGCGCGCCTTTTCCCATTGGTGTTTACACAGGGCGTGAACTTACCGTTGTCTTGGCCAACCAGGCCCTCGTTGATGCCTGGGGAAAGGGCGCTGACATTATAGGCAGGTCCTATCTCGAAATACTTCCTGAATTGGAGGGCCTGGGCATTTATGAACAGCTGTGGCAGGTTTTAGACACCGGTGAGCCCTATATAGCTACAAACAGGCGTGTTGACCTTATTAAGAAAGGAATAAAAGAAGTCCATTATTTTAATTATACGTTCACTCCCCTAAAGGCACCTGACGGAACGGTTTACGGTGTGATGAATACGGCAGCAGACATAACCGAACTGGTCATGGCCAAAAACCATGCAGCTGAAGCAGAAGAAAAGCTTACGCTCGCAATTGAAAATGCTAAGCTGGGCACCTACGAAATCAACCTGGAGAACGGTAGGATAAAAACCTCCGGGATATTTAAGGAAATATGGAGGATAACAGACCCCATCACAAATTATGATCTGATTGGCAAACTTCACCCCGATGACCTGCACATAAGGGAGCAATCTCACCGGGAAGCGGAACTAACCGGGAAAATGTCCTATGAGTTACGGATTATCCACAACAATTCAGAAGTGAGGTGGCTGCGCATTAACGGTTTTTATATTGATTCGCCGGATACCAAAAGCCTGTTTGGAACAGTACAGGATATTACAGAACAAAAATCATTTGAAGAAGAACTGAAGTTAAAGGTAGACGAGCGTACCCGGCAATTGCTGCGTTCAAACGAAAGCCTTTCCCAGTTTGCACACGCCGTCAGCCATGACCTTAAGGAACCCCTGCGTAAAATACGTTTTTTCACCGGTGCGCTTAATGATATGCTGGAACCCGATAGTAAGGCACGTACGCTCTACGCCGCAAAAATCGAAAAATCGGCAGCAAGGATGCACAGCATGATTGAAGATATACTGGCCTACTCCGTTATGGATGCCGCCGCATTCAGTGTACAGAAAATCGACCTTAATGTACTGCTTTCCGAAGTCCTGGGTGACTTGGAGCTGGTGATAACGCAGAAGGACGCTGTTATTAACCAGTCGCTGCTTCCTGATATACAGGGCGCACATGTACTCCTTAGCCAATTGTTCTACAACATAATTGGAAATAGCCTGAAGTTTTCCCGTGAGGCAGTACGGCCGCACATAAACATAACCAGCCATTTGTTGAGTAAACCTTCGGGTGACTGCATCAAGATTGAAATAGCCGATAATGGCATTGGCATCGAGAAAGAATTCGTTGATAAGATCTTTGAGCCTTTTAAACGGCTACATTCAAAAGATACCTATGATGGAACCGGGCTGGGGCTTTCCCTTTGCCATAAAATAGTGCAACGCCATAACGGTACAGTATCCGTGTGGTCCGAAATAGGCCTCGGTACTACATTTGAAATTATCCTTCCGGTAACCCAAATACAAATAGGGCTTTAA
- the hemH gene encoding ferrochelatase codes for MKGILMVNLGSPESPTAKDVKPYLDEFLMDKYVIDYPYILRALLVKGIILRSRPKASAEAYEKIWWEEGSPLIVLSTRLKEAVTAKLSTPVALAMRYGKPSLEEGLDELAAKGVDHVLVVPLYPQYAMATTRTIVEKTEEIRSRKFPFMLMEHFAPFYNKPEYARVLSQSIKDALNGFQYDHILFSYHGVPERHIRKTDPTGSHCHIDSECCSLKSTAHQFCYRHQCYETTRAVAEILKLPAERYSVTFQSRLGRDKWLEPYTDKRIAAMPAEGIKNLAVVTPAFVSDCIETLEEIAMRAKDDFLGNGGKNFITIPCLNDREDWTDAVAGWISDWVDETTQTMHT; via the coding sequence ATGAAAGGCATTTTAATGGTCAATCTCGGCTCACCGGAGAGCCCCACCGCAAAGGACGTAAAACCCTATCTGGACGAATTCCTGATGGATAAATACGTAATTGACTACCCCTATATCCTAAGGGCGCTTCTTGTAAAGGGAATAATACTCCGTTCGCGTCCGAAAGCTTCTGCAGAGGCTTATGAAAAAATATGGTGGGAAGAGGGTTCACCACTGATTGTTTTGAGCACGAGGCTAAAGGAAGCTGTTACAGCTAAATTATCCACCCCCGTTGCATTGGCTATGCGCTACGGAAAGCCTTCCCTGGAAGAAGGACTTGATGAACTTGCCGCCAAGGGAGTAGACCACGTACTGGTAGTACCGCTGTACCCCCAATACGCAATGGCCACTACCCGCACAATTGTAGAGAAGACAGAAGAAATCAGAAGCCGCAAATTTCCTTTCATGCTTATGGAACACTTTGCCCCTTTTTACAATAAGCCGGAATATGCACGCGTATTGTCCCAGTCAATAAAAGACGCGCTGAACGGGTTTCAATATGACCATATCCTTTTCAGCTACCACGGCGTGCCGGAGCGCCATATACGGAAAACGGACCCGACGGGCTCCCATTGCCATATCGATAGCGAGTGCTGTTCCTTGAAATCCACAGCACATCAATTCTGCTACAGGCACCAATGTTATGAAACAACAAGGGCTGTTGCCGAAATACTCAAACTGCCTGCCGAGCGCTATTCCGTAACCTTCCAAAGCCGCCTGGGCCGCGATAAGTGGCTTGAGCCCTATACGGATAAACGGATTGCGGCGATGCCGGCAGAGGGCATAAAAAATCTGGCTGTGGTAACGCCCGCTTTTGTATCGGACTGTATCGAGACACTTGAGGAAATCGCTATGCGTGCTAAAGACGACTTTTTAGGTAACGGAGGTAAAAATTTCATCACCATCCCTTGCCTGAATGATCGGGAAGACTGGACGGATGCTGTCGCAGGCTGGATAAGCGACTGGGTTGATGAAACAACGCAGACAATGCATACCTGA
- a CDS encoding helix-turn-helix domain-containing protein, translating into MIQFKDQRLVQFGQRVRTYREEKGWTVNDVAARGYLSKTDLMAIESGSRNFGFTTLLELSKSLSITPSQLLDFEFDI; encoded by the coding sequence ATGATCCAATTTAAAGACCAGAGGCTGGTGCAATTTGGCCAGCGTGTCCGTACATATCGTGAAGAAAAAGGCTGGACTGTAAACGATGTTGCTGCCAGGGGCTATCTTAGCAAAACTGACCTTATGGCTATAGAGTCCGGCAGCAGGAACTTTGGCTTTACCACGCTGCTTGAACTCTCAAAATCACTTTCTATCACGCCCTCTCAGCTGCTTGATTTTGAATTTGATATTTAA
- a CDS encoding thioredoxin family protein has protein sequence MKFLACLLFVAFLPITWETDFSTAQKIAKEEHKFILLNFSGSDWCAPCVATRKDYFDSEAFANMAKDNLVLLNADFPRKKKKQLSEEQTKKNEALAEKYNKEGSFPLTLLLDTDGKVIKSWKGKPEATVDGWATEIKAACNSHK, from the coding sequence ATGAAATTTTTAGCCTGCCTGCTATTTGTAGCGTTCCTTCCCATTACATGGGAAACCGACTTTTCCACTGCCCAGAAAATCGCTAAAGAGGAACATAAATTCATCCTGCTTAATTTTTCAGGTTCCGACTGGTGCGCGCCCTGCGTAGCTACCCGTAAGGACTACTTTGACAGCGAAGCCTTTGCCAACATGGCCAAAGACAACCTGGTACTATTAAACGCTGATTTTCCTAGGAAAAAGAAAAAACAGCTTTCAGAAGAACAGACCAAAAAGAATGAGGCGCTGGCCGAAAAATATAATAAGGAAGGTAGCTTTCCACTCACGCTATTGCTAGATACTGACGGCAAAGTTATAAAATCCTGGAAAGGGAAACCGGAAGCTACTGTTGACGGGTGGGCAACGGAAATCAAGGCAGCCTGCAATTCCCATAAATAG
- a CDS encoding DUF3570 domain-containing protein → MKRIFITGLALLGLMKIYAQEQPTDSTAYKPKKLKLEEINLVSSYYRQDGNNSAVTGGTGTEKLNDISNAIDVRLVKFGENGIKHNWDFEVGVDHYSSASSDKIDLQANSSASSSDMRVYPSLNYIRENEAKGRAFGIGVSSSTEYDYQSFGGNISFSQKTKDRNGEFTAKLQAYLDQVKLLAPVELRGLPGTDDSGNASRNTFVGSLSYSQIINRDFQVLFQADIVQQQGYLSLPFHRVYFTDGSVHQEKLPDSRLKIPLAARASYFLGDNIILRGYYRFYTDDWGIQSHTAELEVPVKITPFLSVSPFYRYYTQTAAKYFDGYQMHGPQRDFYTSNYDLSKFNSNFVGIGLRMTPVHGLFGIERLNLLEIRYGHYTRSTNLNSDIISINIRYK, encoded by the coding sequence ATGAAAAGGATATTTATAACAGGGCTTGCGCTTTTAGGGCTCATGAAAATCTACGCCCAGGAACAGCCCACAGATTCAACAGCATACAAACCCAAGAAATTAAAGCTGGAAGAAATAAACCTGGTGTCAAGCTACTACAGGCAGGATGGTAATAACTCAGCGGTAACCGGTGGAACAGGCACCGAGAAACTTAACGATATCTCCAATGCAATAGATGTACGCCTGGTTAAGTTCGGTGAAAACGGCATTAAGCACAATTGGGATTTTGAGGTAGGTGTCGACCATTATTCTTCGGCATCATCGGATAAAATAGACCTACAGGCAAATTCTTCGGCCTCCTCTTCGGATATGAGGGTATATCCGTCGCTGAACTACATCCGCGAAAACGAGGCAAAGGGCCGTGCCTTTGGCATAGGGGTTTCGTCCTCCACCGAATACGACTACCAGTCTTTTGGCGGGAACATCAGTTTTTCCCAAAAAACAAAAGACCGTAACGGTGAGTTTACCGCAAAGTTACAGGCCTACCTCGACCAGGTAAAGCTGCTTGCGCCCGTAGAACTGCGGGGGCTGCCCGGTACTGATGATTCGGGTAACGCCTCGCGCAATACCTTTGTGGGGTCGTTAAGCTATTCGCAGATTATCAACCGCGATTTCCAGGTACTCTTCCAGGCCGACATAGTGCAGCAGCAGGGCTACCTCAGCCTGCCTTTTCACAGGGTATATTTTACCGATGGCTCTGTGCATCAGGAAAAGCTGCCCGACAGCCGCCTTAAAATACCTTTGGCGGCACGCGCCAGTTACTTTTTGGGCGACAATATTATCCTGAGGGGGTATTACCGATTCTACACCGATGACTGGGGCATACAATCCCATACGGCAGAGCTTGAAGTTCCGGTAAAGATTACCCCGTTCCTTTCGGTATCGCCGTTCTACAGGTACTATACCCAGACTGCTGCCAAATATTTTGACGGTTACCAGATGCACGGCCCGCAGCGTGACTTTTACACCAGTAATTACGATCTTTCAAAGTTCAACAGCAACTTCGTGGGCATCGGGTTGCGCATGACACCGGTGCACGGGCTCTTTGGTATTGAACGCCTCAACCTGCTCGAAATACGCTACGGCCATTATACCCGTTCTACCAACCTGAACTCGGATATTATCAGTATTAATATCAGGTATAAGTAA
- a CDS encoding VIT1/CCC1 transporter family protein, which yields MQNEQHFINRSGWLRAAVLGANDGILSTTSLVIGIAAASQTRDPIVLAALAGVVAGALSMAAGEYVSVSSQSDIEKSDLEREARELAEIPEAELKELTQIYVTRGLSQELAQQVAVELTAHNALEAHARDELGINDVTQAKPFQAAMASALAFICGGILPLLVAVFAPLRYMIPLQYGFSIVFLAISGIMAAGAGGSNKMKAVMRICIWGTVAMTASALVGYVFDVQVS from the coding sequence ATGCAAAACGAACAGCACTTCATAAACCGTAGTGGGTGGCTCAGGGCTGCCGTGCTTGGCGCCAATGATGGAATACTTTCCACTACCAGCCTCGTTATAGGCATTGCAGCTGCAAGCCAAACCCGGGATCCTATAGTATTGGCTGCACTAGCAGGGGTTGTTGCAGGGGCGTTGTCTATGGCAGCCGGTGAATACGTATCGGTAAGTTCGCAGAGCGATATCGAAAAATCAGACTTGGAAAGGGAAGCCAGGGAACTGGCAGAAATACCGGAAGCGGAACTTAAGGAACTAACCCAAATTTATGTAACGCGCGGTTTATCGCAGGAACTTGCACAACAGGTCGCCGTAGAATTGACTGCACACAATGCACTTGAGGCGCATGCCCGCGATGAATTGGGTATAAATGACGTTACACAGGCTAAACCGTTCCAGGCTGCAATGGCATCTGCACTGGCATTCATCTGCGGGGGGATATTACCGCTGCTTGTAGCAGTATTCGCACCGCTCCGTTATATGATACCGTTACAATACGGTTTTTCGATAGTATTCCTTGCCATCTCCGGTATAATGGCTGCCGGTGCAGGGGGGTCAAATAAAATGAAAGCGGTCATGCGTATCTGTATATGGGGAACAGTTGCCATGACTGCTTCTGCGCTTGTCGGCTATGTTTTTGATGTGCAGGTATCGTAG
- a CDS encoding response regulator has product MVRKDGPIIIIDDDADDREILKEILEGLHYPNEIICFTDGYSALDYLAGESVNPFIIFSDVNMPKMSGYQFRDSILADENLRRKCVPFIFITTSATDATIARAYEQSAHGFFHKLNDYLQFQQAMEHIVKYWLTADAPVFPNPLASF; this is encoded by the coding sequence ATGGTAAGGAAAGACGGTCCTATCATTATAATAGATGATGACGCTGATGACAGGGAAATATTAAAGGAAATCCTTGAGGGTTTGCATTATCCCAATGAGATAATTTGTTTTACAGACGGGTATTCTGCCCTCGATTATCTGGCGGGGGAGTCCGTAAATCCATTTATCATTTTTTCGGATGTGAATATGCCCAAAATGAGCGGATACCAGTTCAGGGACAGTATATTGGCAGATGAAAATTTACGCCGTAAATGTGTGCCCTTTATTTTCATCACCACTTCAGCAACAGATGCAACTATTGCGAGGGCCTATGAGCAGTCGGCACATGGTTTTTTCCACAAGCTGAACGATTACCTTCAATTCCAGCAGGCCATGGAGCACATTGTAAAGTATTGGCTTACAGCGGATGCCCCGGTTTTTCCAAACCCACTGGCATCATTTTAA
- a CDS encoding fasciclin domain-containing protein codes for MNRKTFFRPLAILLLAVAPMVTSCSDDDNNTAQNGNSIADLAASTPELSTLSTALNRAGLTGTLDGEGSFTVFAPTNQAFENYLQQNEYTSIEQVPVAALKELLLNHVVSGTMASSSLQTGYVKTMGKGSASSTNTLSMFINTSNGVVLNGGTANGGATVTGADVMASNGVVHVVNSVIGLPTVVNHAIANPDFSILVQALTREDQPDFVGILSGSQNAPFTVFAPTNNAFSSLLQELGLSGLADVPQATLENTLKYHVVTGQNVLAASLTDNMSVPTFEGGSFTVNLEGGASITDANGRVASIVATDVQASNGVVHAINKVILPAM; via the coding sequence ATGAACAGAAAAACTTTTTTCAGGCCTCTTGCCATCCTGTTGCTTGCAGTAGCACCGATGGTAACTTCTTGCAGCGATGACGACAACAATACCGCTCAGAACGGTAACTCCATTGCTGACCTTGCCGCATCGACCCCAGAACTTTCTACGCTTTCCACAGCATTGAACCGCGCAGGCCTCACCGGTACCCTTGACGGTGAAGGCAGCTTTACGGTATTTGCCCCGACCAACCAGGCGTTCGAGAACTATTTGCAGCAAAATGAATATACATCAATTGAACAGGTTCCTGTAGCTGCCCTAAAAGAGTTGTTGCTTAACCACGTTGTTTCCGGTACAATGGCTTCTTCGTCGCTGCAGACGGGATATGTGAAGACAATGGGAAAGGGAAGTGCATCCTCTACTAATACGTTAAGTATGTTTATAAATACATCCAACGGGGTTGTTTTAAATGGTGGAACTGCCAATGGTGGTGCTACGGTAACAGGGGCTGATGTAATGGCAAGCAATGGCGTTGTACATGTTGTCAACAGTGTAATAGGTTTACCGACAGTTGTAAACCATGCAATTGCTAACCCTGATTTCTCGATACTGGTACAAGCGCTGACACGTGAGGATCAGCCTGATTTTGTAGGGATACTTTCCGGTTCACAGAATGCACCGTTTACGGTTTTCGCACCCACCAATAATGCTTTTTCATCGTTATTACAGGAGCTGGGTCTTTCGGGTTTGGCTGATGTCCCGCAGGCAACCCTGGAAAACACCTTAAAATACCATGTGGTAACCGGGCAAAATGTGCTTGCTGCTTCGCTGACCGATAATATGAGCGTTCCGACGTTCGAGGGAGGAAGTTTTACTGTTAATCTCGAAGGCGGTGCTTCTATTACAGACGCTAACGGCAGGGTTGCTTCAATAGTTGCTACTGACGTGCAGGCTTCCAATGGTGTAGTGCACGCCATTAATAAAGTGATATTACCTGCTATGTAA
- a CDS encoding FAD:protein FMN transferase, with translation MQEFSQSLKLMGNTFTITVVSPGIQDAEVHIQAAIEEIRRIEKLLTTFSNNSQTALINENAGIAPVPVAAEVFDLIKRSIGISQITQGAFDISYGSIDKTLWNFDKTMTALPPKEQALKMVHLIDYRNIILDEQYNSVFLKNKGMRIGFGGIGKGYAAEMARRLLMQNGVQSGIINASGDLTAWGAQPSGNPWRIGISNPDHPEDIFSYLDVSGKAVATSGNYEKYVMIGGKKYSHTIDPKTGLPISGIKSVTVISSNAEFADAMATPIAVMGIKAGLYLIDQIPDLHCIIIDDNNKLYTSKNINLIPHETLPS, from the coding sequence ATGCAGGAGTTCTCACAGTCATTAAAACTGATGGGCAATACTTTTACCATTACGGTAGTGAGCCCTGGTATACAAGATGCGGAGGTGCATATACAGGCCGCTATTGAAGAAATACGCCGTATCGAAAAGTTGCTTACGACGTTCAGTAACAACAGCCAAACTGCCCTGATCAATGAGAATGCCGGGATAGCCCCTGTACCGGTGGCTGCTGAAGTTTTTGACCTGATCAAGCGCAGCATCGGCATTTCCCAAATCACGCAGGGTGCTTTCGATATCAGCTACGGAAGCATCGACAAAACCTTATGGAATTTTGATAAAACCATGACAGCGCTACCGCCAAAAGAGCAGGCGCTGAAGATGGTACACCTCATCGATTACCGCAATATTATACTCGATGAACAGTACAATTCGGTGTTCCTAAAAAATAAAGGAATGCGCATCGGCTTTGGAGGTATTGGCAAAGGCTATGCGGCCGAGATGGCCAGGCGGCTGCTAATGCAGAACGGGGTGCAAAGCGGCATCATCAATGCCAGCGGCGACCTTACCGCCTGGGGGGCGCAGCCATCCGGCAACCCGTGGCGGATTGGGATATCCAATCCGGACCATCCGGAAGATATCTTTTCCTACCTGGATGTGTCGGGCAAAGCAGTTGCAACCTCAGGCAACTATGAAAAATACGTGATGATAGGCGGCAAAAAGTATTCGCATACCATTGACCCTAAAACAGGGTTGCCGATATCCGGCATTAAGAGTGTAACGGTAATCAGCAGCAATGCAGAATTTGCCGACGCCATGGCCACCCCGATTGCGGTAATGGGCATCAAAGCAGGGTTGTACCTTATCGACCAGATACCGGACCTGCACTGTATTATCATTGACGACAACAATAAACTGTATACCTCAAAAAACATAAACCTTATCCCACATGAAACGCTTCCTTCTTAG
- a CDS encoding sensor histidine kinase produces the protein MAIAFRNRIALFYSITAAILVLLVFALIYLIVSSGVYSSLDNDLQKEVDDLYTEITVTPAGFSVEKEEWYEKEHNTLDINPIFIQFTDRHGKLSDRSPNLKESKLKYRTLTEDIFYDSLLDDIPVRQAQVPVRFKDTVVGYILVAVPLQDAGNLLYNLKRVLFITYPLLLIILFAVTRLVAGRSIKPVNNIIETAGRISRNNLYERIAYAGNKDELYTLSKTINNLLDRIESAVLREKQFTSDASHELRTPLAVVRGTLEVLIRKPRSQEEFVETIKYCIAETDRINLLVDQLLLLARFESQKEALKVENTNISVLVLDTLSRNAKAIKEKNIKIETHIAENLYMETDGYLLSMVLENLVSNAVKYSKPDGVVTLSASSGKGSILLQVADNGIGIAKEEQHKVFASFYRSRPDEHIQTKGNGLGLSIVKRICELLDIEITIESELTVGTKVTLTHTT, from the coding sequence ATGGCAATAGCATTCAGGAACAGGATCGCGCTTTTCTACAGCATCACTGCTGCCATACTGGTGTTGCTTGTTTTTGCGTTAATTTACCTGATCGTAAGCAGTGGTGTATACAGCAGCCTTGATAATGACCTGCAAAAAGAGGTGGACGACCTTTATACCGAAATAACGGTTACGCCTGCCGGATTTTCAGTCGAAAAGGAAGAATGGTATGAGAAAGAACACAATACCCTTGACATTAACCCCATTTTCATACAGTTTACGGACCGGCATGGAAAGCTATCCGACCGGTCACCCAACCTTAAAGAGTCAAAACTCAAATACAGAACCCTCACTGAAGACATATTTTACGACAGCCTGCTGGATGACATACCCGTACGGCAGGCTCAGGTACCGGTCCGCTTCAAAGATACAGTTGTAGGGTATATACTGGTAGCCGTCCCGTTGCAGGATGCCGGAAACCTGCTTTATAACCTCAAAAGGGTATTGTTTATTACCTACCCCTTGCTGCTCATTATACTGTTTGCCGTTACCCGCCTTGTAGCAGGCAGGAGTATAAAGCCGGTAAACAATATTATTGAGACTGCTGGCAGGATTTCCCGTAACAACCTTTATGAGCGGATTGCCTATGCTGGAAATAAAGATGAATTGTACACACTATCCAAAACCATCAATAACCTGCTCGACCGTATTGAAAGCGCTGTACTCAGGGAAAAACAATTTACCTCTGATGCCTCTCACGAACTAAGGACCCCACTCGCCGTTGTAAGAGGCACCCTTGAAGTCCTGATACGCAAGCCACGCAGCCAGGAAGAATTTGTAGAAACAATTAAATATTGCATCGCCGAAACAGACCGTATCAACCTATTGGTAGACCAGCTCTTGCTACTTGCAAGATTTGAAAGCCAGAAAGAAGCACTTAAAGTAGAAAACACCAATATCAGTGTGCTTGTTTTAGATACCCTTTCCCGCAACGCAAAGGCAATCAAAGAGAAAAATATTAAGATTGAAACACATATTGCCGAGAACCTGTACATGGAAACCGACGGATACCTGTTATCCATGGTACTGGAAAACCTTGTTTCAAACGCGGTAAAATATTCTAAACCTGACGGTGTAGTAACGTTATCGGCAAGTTCAGGTAAAGGCAGTATCCTGCTGCAAGTGGCAGACAATGGCATAGGCATTGCAAAAGAGGAACAGCACAAGGTATTTGCATCGTTTTACCGTTCACGGCCCGATGAGCATATCCAGACAAAAGGCAACGGCCTGGGCCTGTCCATCGTGAAACGGATCTGTGAACTACTGGATATAGAGATTACCATTGAAAGCGAGCTTACCGTAGGTACAAAAGTGACGCTCACGCATACTACTTAA